In Pirellula sp. SH-Sr6A, the DNA window TCACGAATCTGAATACTCAGCGTCGCGGGAGTGACGTGCATCTTCTGCGCCGCCTTGGTCATGGAACCTTCGCGCGCTGCGGTCCAAAAGTAAAAAAGATGGTGGTAGTTGAGCCATTCCATAGTGTTAACTTTTATTTAACGGTCGATGTCGTTTTTTTAGTATAACTCACGATCCAGAATGCCGTAGTATTGGGTATGTGATCTTTGTTGGATTCCCGCTCCCCATTCGGAATGGGTACTCGGAGCGGTCTCCGACCTCACCAATGTGTCGAAAGGTTATGCTATGGCTATCTCTGTGCATGCTCGCGGAATTCGGATGACGGAATCGCTCAAGAGTTGGGTTGAGACAAAGCTGGAAAGTGCTGTCTCGCGCCTGGGACATCGGGGGCAGAGTGTTCGCGTTCTTTTGTTCGACGAAAACGGCCCGAACCGAGGCGGAGAGGATAAGGCTTGTCGCGTCGTCGTTCGAATGGCACGCAACGAAACATTGGTGGTCGAAGACAAAGACGTTCACATTCACGCCTTAGTCGATCGCGTCTGCGATCGTATTGCGTTGGCGATCGATCGGCGTGCAGAACGGCGCAGAGCGCACAGGTAGATTCTCGG includes these proteins:
- a CDS encoding HPF/RaiA family ribosome-associated protein, whose product is MAISVHARGIRMTESLKSWVETKLESAVSRLGHRGQSVRVLLFDENGPNRGGEDKACRVVVRMARNETLVVEDKDVHIHALVDRVCDRIALAIDRRAERRRAHR